Genomic window (Maylandia zebra isolate NMK-2024a linkage group LG11, Mzebra_GT3a, whole genome shotgun sequence):
TAAACTTAATGAAATCCATACTAATTGTATTACTTCTGTCCTTGAATAACTAATGTGgaaatttattttcaaaacCAGCGATAAAATATCCTAGTTTAGTCACCTTGCAGCTTGTATTTTCAAGGGTTTTTTGTGTATTCTTAAATATATTATCTCTCAGGGTTTTTCCTGCATGCAAACATTTCTAGGTTtctaacaaaaatattttagcccATTTTCTTTTTAGGCTGTATTTTATTTCCTTCAACATTACATGCAttcttgtttttgaaaatgtccaGAAATAAATTCAGATTTCTGTTAAGTAAGGTGACAGACACTCGCCGCCTTCACTGTGTGCCAGTCAGTTGTGCCAGTGTGTTATAGTCATTAATCAAAGGGTCACCAGTGTCCAGGAAAAACCCCGAGTTCTGCGTCATGTTCGCAGCAAACTGTGCATTTACAGTGTGTTAGTTACTTCACCACTTCACATCCAGAAAAACAGCTtcaaacaataatatttaaaggCTGAGAGTTTCTTATTGATAGCCAACTTTGTATTATCAGCTCAAGGTAATAACATGACTGGTGATGACTGAGCTGAGTCAGCCGTCTGCTCCATGATTTTTAGGTATTATTGAAGCTTAAATGGAAGCCATCAGCTTTGATGGAATCTTTTACTATCTGTACATAATTTAGTCTTTGTGCTGTTAATTTGTAGAATAATAAATCCTCAAGGCCTGTTTTACATTTCTATTCCCCCCTTCGTGGAGCTTTCAAAATTTATGCTGTTGTGTAATCACTTAAATTATGGGTTTTGTGGGTGTTGTTAATATCATGAGACACATAAGTCACTTTAAACTATCATGATATCTTGCCACTATGCACTCATTGCTTCAGACGTTATTTTTAAGTAGGTCTTGAAGAGCCAGACACTTGTCCACATTTTCTACTCCTCCACAGAGCTCCGTCGCGGCATCAGTTTCATTTATTGGGCACTGACATTTATATCTGATTTCAGATCAGGTAATTCATTATGTTAAAGCAGCAGTACAGTGTGTTTCATAATGTcaaatttttgttgttgctactTGGCATACCTGGTTAAAAGCTGAAGCGTACACAGACAGATGGTGATGATGGTCAAACAAGAAATATCAGATCAAATATCAGATTATTTCATTGGAAACTGATAGAAGTTAAATGCAGGAAATTGACTTAAGAGCAAGTGACAAGGATTTGAAATGGCCTCGTAAACTTCCTTACTCTTCTCTCGCGAAAGAATATTGTGTTTATTTCACTTTGTTACCACTGATGACAGGATAATATTCGATTATTTTTGTACACAAATCTCCTGTTCCCTAAAAAGTCTCCTCGCTTTAAGAAACCTGTCTAACAGATGGTAAGATTAAATCTTCGATGCTGGCACAGTTTTCATTCTggaacctttttattttattttttttaaaaccaagaCTAGGTGTCAAGGAAAAGTGTCAGGTGGTATTTCTTCGGCTTTGAAATATTTGCCGTTATGTGACAGATTTGAAATGATAGTTAATGTGCTCTGTGACTGACTGACTTGTATGCGCTGAATGTGTTGTCAGAGGACTCGGTTGCAGCTCTGTGACCCTCTTTTTCTGGATGAAGTTTGGCAGAGTCAGGACATAATGTTCATGTGATGAATTCTTTATACTTCAACAGAGGGAACTCCATTTGCTGGTGGCATTTTCCGAATGCGTCTGGTCCTCGGGAAGGACTTCCCTGCGGTTCCACCCAAAGGGTATTTCCTGACCAAGATTTTTCACCCCAACGTGGGTCATAAGGGAGAGATCTGTGTCAACGTGCTGAAGAGGGACTGGAAGGCAGAACTCGGCCTCAAACATGTCTTACTGGTAAGAAGGatgatctgtgtgtttgtttcagtaTCGCTTGTGTTGAGGCCACTAATTTCACATCTCTTTCCTTCACTTTCCTACAGACAATCAAGTGTCTTCTAATCCATCCGAACCCAGAATCGGCTCTGAACGAAGAGGCCGGCCGCTTGCTGTTAGAGGACTATGCTGAGTACGAGTCCCGGGCCCGCCTGCTCACAGAGATCCACGCCATGGGCGGCACTTCTGGGGCACCTCAGGATCCTAATGACGGCCCCCAGCCAAAGAAGCATGCAGGTGACCCGATGAAGAGAGCGGGACCCAGTGCGGCGTCTGTGCCAGCAGCTTTGGGTAATGGAGCCAATGGAGCCAGCACCACCACCAGCAATAGCAACAGTAGTAGTAGCACTAATAATGTAGCAGGGAAGAAGAAAGCAGATAAAAAGCGTGCATTGAGGCGACTTTAATACCTCCATAGAAATTCtcagtgggtgtgtgtgtgtgtgtgtgtgtgtgtgcgcgtgtgtttgtgtgaatgtgggagagTAAATTTAAATATTGAAGTATACTGATGATGTTTTTGTTCCCTTTGACTCTTTATACCCTGAAAATCCAGACTTCTCACTTTGTACTTATACCTTATTCTTTGTCTTTCCATCACTCTGTCTTGTCCAGTTGGTGTCACGGGTTTAATTCTTCCCATACCTGAAGACGGTGACAAATTGTTGCTTTTCTGAAATGAAAGAATACACTTtcagtctaaaaaaaaaaaccaaaaaaaaccatcaTGCCATCAGTTGTGATTTTCCTTTGGCCtactgtgaatgaatgatactTAATGCGATTCACTGTGCAAACCACGGCCTCTGATGTCTGTCCATTAATGAGATATAGCTCCTGTCGTCTCAGACTTAAtagcagccatttttttttttttttaaagcatttcttGGTAAAAGCAACTGTGATGGTACTGTGTACTGCACAGCCTGACTCATTGTCGAGTCTGAACCACGATGCTACCTTAAAGTCAGGTTTTTAAATTCAGCTCAAAGGAAATGATGGAAGAAGGCGCTAAAATTATGCAACGTCCAAATTGTATTCTTCGTTTTGTGATCCAATTTAGGTAAAGGTGTAAAGGTATGGATTGTTTCAAGTAAAGGAAgtctgctgttttttgttttgtttttctgactttttaaaactgtttcacTGACCAGTATTTTCAAAAGCTGTTTTTAATCGACACGTCCATATTCAGCTGTCTTGTGGTTGTGTGTGAAGATGTAGCTCAGTGGCTGTAAGGGAACAGGGTAGATGGCATGCGCATGCCACCTCAACTGTTCTCTGTATTTAGGCATACTGTGGTGTGACTCGCTTCAACTACCCCTGCCTCCTAACAAAAGCAGCATGTCCTCTCAGATGCACCGCACGCCGACCAGCCGCGTGGAGTACCAGAGATGACAAGTGCCTAGTTTGAACCAACTTGCCCCTCCATCCGTGGCAACTGCAGGGTTTCTCGGGCAAATTTTCTTTCCGTTCTTAAATGCATGCGGGGCCTACATTTCCCAAGGAAACACACTGAAGCGCTGTTTTAATTTGGATGGAAAAGGTGCCTCTGAAACTCCTGTTACTGTGCACACTGTCTGGCTGGATATCTTGTGtccattttaaattatttaaattaataaaatgttgAAATACCAGAAGTGAAATGGAAAATCAactcctgtttgtgttttttctttggtcCTCTTCTGTCAAGCGATGTTGAAATTAATGCTAAGAACAAATGCAAATGAGGCTTTTCTAGTGACGCGTATTAGCACATTTTGTTTAGTGGTCTCCTGTTCTGCAGTGATGGAATAACCATTATGAGGAAAAACGAGTAATTGCATCCACCCCAGCAAACCAGTGAGTTGAAGTGCACCCGATAGAGCGTCTTTGGGCCATCTAATGAAGGGCTCCACTGGCCTCTGCTGCCAACATGCAGCAGCCCACCCACCTGTGTAGAAATAGCAGCCTGCCATGCAGGTAATTATCAGACCCTTCTTAGACACCTGGGGCTCCGTGTAACCCTTTACACCTTCCTCAAGACCCGTTTTGGAAGTGCTTACCTCCTTCAACACCTGGTATAAACATCCATGCAGTGAAAACCCACACCGTGCTattaaacataaacacagtttCACTGAAGATTTTGACGTGTGTgagatataagataagatagaactttattaatccctcgggtgggttcctctgggaaattcgacttccaaaaaaaaagcacagcaacaaccgaagttacagttacagaattgttatatatatatatatatatatatatatacacacacacacacacacacacacacacatataaatacagagacaaatataaataaaatatacaaaggggataaatagaataaataggaataaaaaataaaaatacaagtgaattgcacatttcaagtattgaggttgTTAAAGGTTCAAcattgaggagggagagtacaaaccacccttggtccagaagctcttggtcaaacaatgattttaatgactacacacgtgtgggaagaacaCTCTGTGCACAGACAGCAAGtgatcttcgacttaatcaaagcacaaacaattattttataacatcagggtttgtttactgacgccccttcatgcgtcacagatacattttatacatacgtcaaatcaacaccacaatgacttttaagaCAGaacatcatcttctattttcatggccggCACTTCCTTTCTACCTTtcagttcctctttcttgccgagacgacaaggacggttcctcttttaccgagacacTTTCGCAGTTCCAATCCAGACATGACTAAtctctctctcctctaaataaatctaactcatgtgtgtgtgtcacgacctcacatgctctctgtgtcacctcttcacctgttgcacttctgacctttcactagaccagaggctcactgagactatgtgtatgtcttctactaaataaatgttttaaccaagaacctctactaaaaccttaatatgaaatgacctgatatataagtgttttgtaagcatgtattgcaattccttctatgttctagttttccctcagcatgtatcacctgaacagtcacgtcagtgaagcttaagacctttaaagaacctgaacatcaactcaaataagcacagatatgcattgtgtacacaatagttataactgcatctgaaatacaaaattaacatcatcataaacatcttaaagctatctgttacattgtcaAAGCAATGATCATTTTGAATAACCTAGTAATTCAAATGGCCTCGTCTGGCCTGCTCCTCAAAATAACtgtctgctttcacttctgcaaacaacttcctgtcagcctgcaactcagtctttctgaaagagacactgtttaaacctctgtGTTCCTCTGACTGTGAGGTGTCCACACTTGAAAAAGACCAGACTTTGAATTTCACTCAACTTTATTTAGACCAACTAGTTTGATAGCTGGTAGGTAGCAGCAGGTAAAAAACCGATAGCCTGTCTTGTTCAAAGTCTTCCTCACAGTGGAAAAGTGCTTTGTTTGCCGTCCTCTCAGTATGTTGCACCCGGGTCAAATGACTGCTGCATGCATTTAAAGGTTTACTCGGCACGCCCACCCTTGATTGCTCTAATGTGGCTCACCTGGCAGGGCGGCGCACACCAGGCCGTGCTTAGTTGTTGATTGCACCCAAGGTCTAATCAGCGGCCATGGGTAAGCAGCAGCACCGAACAGGTAGAgggcaggaggaggaaaagaggaataaCAGCCACACCTACTAGGTCAGCGCGACACCTCCCACTCGATCTTTGCTCAGCACTGTCTGGAAAGATCGCACTCAGGTGGGCTGGTCCCTCGCTTGATCTTCCACCGGTAAAAGGACCACAAGACGCCGGATGTCCCGATGTAAGGTGGTGCCCAGCTCAGGACTTGTGGTAGCGGGTTTTGGACTCTTGATCGCAATGCTGGAACTTGGAGTGACCCTCACATGCACATCTCGAACGATCCCTTTAGAATCAGGATTCACGCTGATGACTTTTGCGAGTCTGAACTGCCCTCTAAGGGCATTTTGGTCGCAGAGCCAAACTATGTCTCCAACAGCAATGTTTCTCTCTGAAGTATGCCATTTACTGCGGATGAACAGGTTTGGTCCAGCGAGTTGGCTCTAGGACCTCCAGAAGTTGTTGACTATGGTTTGTATTTCCTTCAGCCTTTTGAAAGGATAATTTGTGAAGTCAACAGTTTTGAAGTCCCCACTTTGTGTGGCTCGACCAAGCAACAGATTATTCGGCGTGATGTAGTCAATGCGATCTTCTCGGCTCTGAAATCTGGCATCAATGGGTCTCTCATTTGCAAGGTTGGCGGCTAGCTGGAGTGCTGTCAGAAACTCACTAAAGGTAAGAGCCTCTGTATTGCCGAGAGTATGGAGGGCTCTCTTGGTAACTCTGACAGCAGCTTCGGCGGCCCCATTTCGGTGAGGTGAGTCAGCGGGAAGAATCTTCCATGCCCAGATGGTCTCATTTTTGGCAGAGTATTCTTCAAGCGACTCCTTGTTTTGTCGTCTCAGGTAAGCATACATTTCTTCCAAGACAGGTTTGGCGCCGACAAAGTTTGTGCCAGGATCTGACCAGATTTTCCGGGGATGGCCTCGGACAGAAGTGAACCTCTGGTAGGCAAGCAGGAAGCTCTCTGTTGATAGTGTGCTCGCTAGTTCGACATGAATGGCTCGGCTTGCCATACAGCAAAACACAACTCCCCAAACTTTCATGGTCACTCTTCTCTTGACATCATCCCTCACATGATAGGGTCCAAACAGGTCAACAGATGTAAATTCGAATGGTGCAGCAGGATTTGACCTCTCTTCAGGTAAGTCCCCCATTACTTGCTTGCAGGTTCTTGCCTTTGCCTTCTTGCAGATGATGCACTGGTCAACGACCTTTTGGGCAataattcttcctctgacaACCCAAGCCTTCATTCTCATCCGCAGTAAGGTTTCTGCCACTCCGCCATGTCCCTCGCTGTGTGCTTCTCTGGCAAGGAGGGTGGATAGCCAGGCTTGGAATGGTAGAAGGGGAACGGCTTTGCGGTCTTTTTTGAAGGTTTGGATTCTGCCACCACAAACTAGAAGTCCACTTGTTTGGTCTCTGTAAACGACTAGTCTGTCTGTTGTGGTGCTTGGGAAGTTGACGCCCTCTTGTGCTGCTAGGCAAAGGTCTCGAAAAGCATCTTGTCTCTCGCAGACTGTGAGGACACCCGAAGATGGTACTACCTCCCACTTTTCTTGGTCTCTGGTCTTTGATCTCATGAACTTTTTGGCAACCCTCCAGACCCACGCCACGGTCCCAATCAGCCTTCTCAGGTTGCTGAATCGCCTTTCGTCGATTAGCTGTTGGGTTGCTACTCCTCGTGGTCTTCTCGACTCTACGTGTACTGAGTCCTGAGCCGCCTTGATGTGCATTCTGGTAAGGACCGCAACAAAAGTCTTTTTCTGTAGCTTTGTGACCGTTTCTTGAGCTTGGGCAGCGACTTCTCCGGCGGATTTCTTCAGCCACTCATCTTCAGGAAGTTGGAGAAACTTTGGACCCGACTGCCACTCAGAGTCCTCGGTTAGGGCATTCGGACTGGCCCCTCTGGTGAGGATGTCTGCAATGTTGGCTGACCCAGGAATCCACCACCAATCTTGGACATCAGTGATACTCTGGATTTCACCAACGCGGTTTGCAAAGAAGGTCTGGAAACCGTAGCTCTCACGCTGGATTGCACCCAAGACGGTCTGGCTGTCGACGAGGTGGTACCATTTTTTGACCTGGATTCTGCAGTGTCTCTGGAAGTAGGTCTTCAGACGGGCAGCAAAGACTGCGCcacacatctctgctttaacAGGATCGCCTTTGTGATTGAGAGGCGTCAGTTTGGCTTTGGACTCTACTAGTCTCACAATGACACTATGGCTGCAGCTCCAGCGAAGGTACATCACTGCACCATATGCATGTTCACTGCCATCAGAGAACGTGATGGCACTGGGCTCTGCACAAGGATCTGGTGGAGTCAGGGCTCTAGTGAAATGCAGTTTCTTCAGGTCAGCATACTCTTCCAGAAGCTTTATAGCGTCTTCTCGGAGACCTTTAGACAAGGCTGCGTCCCATGTGTCTTCGAGGCAGTGCTTTACTTTTGCTTCTTGGAAAGCTCTCCTTACCAGGATGGCACCCTTTTGTTTGACGGGAGTCACTAGACCGAGTGGGTCGTATAGGCCGGAGACTTGGCTTAGCAGTTCTCGCCTGGTGAGTGGATCAGGTGTTTGCTCTCTGACTTCTTCTCTGAGCAGGTCTTGACCAAGGCGcattttcctccttttctttgaGAAGTTCACTGCGACCATGACATGAAGCTTGTCATCATTGATGGTGTAGCCAAGGCCAAGGGCTTTGTTGTCATCTTCCGTCAGCTGGTTTGGCAGGATCATAGTCTTTGGCTCTGATCGAGGCAACTCTGTCTTTGACTCCTCCCTCCCACTTTGACTGGAGTAGACCCAAGGCTTCATGTAGAATCCTCCAGCTCTCAGGATGTGCTCGATGTTGGCTGTTAGGCGTCTCAAATGGTCGAGGTCATTGTGTGATGTCAGGATGTCATCGACATAAGCATCTTCTTCCAGCACACGTTTCTCCTCTGTGAAGTGACTGAATGAAGGTAGGTTTGCAGTTTCTCTCATGGCGACTTGGGCTATGCAACCAGCAGGTTTGTCTCCAATGTTGACTCTTGTTATGGCATAGTCTTCTATGTCTGCATCTTCTGTGTCACGCCACAAGAATCTGTGCAAGTGGACTTCTCGATCTTCCAGCCAGACGGAGTTGTACATCTTGCGGACGTCACCAAGGGCGGCGTAGACACCAGCTCGGAACCTCAGCAGGACAGCTCTTATCGGGTTCAGGACATCAGGACCTTTGATGAGGATGTCATTCAGGCTGAGGCCTCTGTACTTCTGGCTGCTGTTCCACACCAACCTCACTGGGGTAGAGACAGAGTGTGGATTTGGCGCGATGAGGTGGCTTATATACCATACTGGCCCAGTCCAACTCTGCAGGACTTCTTTGGACAGCTTCACTGCAGCTCTGCGGTTTACCATCTCATGAACTTGTGCAGCATAGGCCTTCTTCCATTCAGGTTCTTTAGATAGCTTCATCTCGGTTCTGATGAATGTTGCTTCTACTGCTTTCCTGTTATTTGGCAAGGTTGGTGGATCTTCTACCCATGGGTATTTAGCATGCCAATGCGGTTCACTGTTGTGGGCATCTCCAGTTGAGTAAGTCAGGCCATTCCTCACgatctccatctccctctcttgtGCAAGCGTCATTTCTTTACCCCCTGGCTGGCAGCTCCCACAACGACACCCTCCACATCTCGGCTGGCAAGCGGCTCCGATGCTTTCCCACCTCCACCACTTCAGAAAGTCTCTGCTGCTGGTAGCTGTGGTGGATGGAGTCTCAGGGTGATCAGGGTGCTGACAGGAAGCCAGGTCTTTAGTAAATTCTTGGTACTTGAATGCAGCAACTCTCATTGATCTTGCGAAGTGAGTTTTGGAGGTGTGGGCCATCAAAGTGACTTCCTCAAAGAGGTCTGGATGTGTGCCCCCAATTGTCTTGCCAAGTGGACCGTCCCAGAGAACCAGGTCACCGATGGAACGGATCTTTTGGGGCACCAGCTGGCCTTCTTTATGGCTGATTAGAAGCTGGATCTCTCTGGGTCTGATGAGGTCTTGGAGAGGGATGTCAGGGAAGATCTTTTGTAGCTTCTGAGGTGGAACATGTCTTTCCACTTCAGCAATCTTGTCAAGACCATAGCAGACTAACTGGTGAGGCTTTAAAGTTCCTTTTGAGGTGTTGACACGGATCTTGAGAAGGTAGCGCTTGGTTGCCACAGACACCTTCATACCTCCGATACCCTGGATGACGAGCATGACGTCTTCACTGCGAAGGTTGAGCTTACTTGCAGCTTTATGGGTTATGTAGTTTGTGTCAGATGCTAGATCAATTAATGTCCCAATTCTCTGCCCATCATTGGCGATGACGTCCAGGAGCATCAGGATCACAGGGTACTCTTTTAGACCAGTCCCCTCCAGTAGacctctctctgctgccatGGAGTTGAAGGCTCGTGATGAGACGTTGCAGAAAGCTTTCCGACACTCCTGCGCTAGCTCTGGTGATAGTTTAGAGATGAACTCTTCTTGAACCTCTGTATACCTCCTCCCCTCAGCTCTCGCCGGACCAGACTTGGGCCTTTGTGATAAGGGTCGTGGCAAGGGACAAAGAAGGTAATGATGCTGGTCTTTGCACTCTGGTTTTCCACACAGGTAAGTAGTCTTTCTGCAGGGTTCATCGTGGATCTCGAGGCATCTCTTGCAGGCTCCAAGTTGCTGCACTGCATCCTCTTTCTCCTGTAACTTTGTGTTGGTTCGAAACCGTCTGCAGATGTAGAGCTTTCTCTTGTGCTTCGGGTCCCCACAGATGATGCAGCCTGCTGGATCAGTACTAGATTTAACTGACTTGGTACGGGCGTACTTCACTGGGAACTTTATTCTCTCCTTGGCAGGGTCGATGTCTCTCAGCTGGTCTAACTGCTCGTAGATGGACTCTTGGGATTGGAGGTATGCGAGCAGCTTGTCAAACCGGTTCTGATGAGTCACAGCATTCTTTGGATCAGCAGCGTGTGTGAGCCAGTCTTTCTTTAGGGACTCAGGCAGCTTGCTTTCGATAGACTTTATTACCAAGAGGTTCTTTATGGCATTTGCTTCATCCAGCTCACTCAAATCATAGAGGGCCTTTTCAACTGCGTGGAT
Coding sequences:
- the ube2s gene encoding ubiquitin-conjugating enzyme E2 S translates to MNSNVENLPPHVLRLVYKEVSALAADPPEGIKIYPSEEDITELHTAIEGPEGTPFAGGIFRMRLVLGKDFPAVPPKGYFLTKIFHPNVGHKGEICVNVLKRDWKAELGLKHVLLTIKCLLIHPNPESALNEEAGRLLLEDYAEYESRARLLTEIHAMGGTSGAPQDPNDGPQPKKHAGDPMKRAGPSAASVPAALGNGANGASTTTSNSNSSSSTNNVAGKKKADKKRALRRL